From the genome of Canis aureus isolate CA01 chromosome 29, VMU_Caureus_v.1.0, whole genome shotgun sequence:
CACTGCTCAAGACAAGAAGACAGAGTAACGCTCGTCAAGGACGAGGCGCTCAACACCCCCGCCGCAGGTGGGCCTAGCGCCCTGGACGCCCAGCGCGGGTCCCCCCACCCTCACTCAACAAGACCATTTGTAGAATTAAGAAAGGACAGTAAGAATGGTCGGGAGAGAAATGCAGTGAAAATTTTCTACTGAACTGCATCTATGCAATCACATCGGCAAAAATTAAATAGTacagaataaaagaggaaaaaaggcacAGTCATACTTTTAattacaagcattttttttttttttttttttttagtgatccctacacccaaagtggggctcgaactcatgaccttgagatcaagagtcgggtgTTCTCCTGAGTGAGCCAGCCCAGTGCCCattagtgcatttttaaaaagaaaaaaggacgcAGTCATCTGTCCCAGCCATGAGTACAGTGTGATTTATTTTCGGGTCTTGAACACCTGCAACTCTGTCAATGACTCAAAGCTGGTTTGTGTTCAGTGAACATTACTCACACTTGTCCTAGTGTATTCTGACGTCAGTTCTTTCACAGGAAGCTACAGGAGCATTAAGTGACGTCCTAGACCTTAGTGTGGACTCAGCCACTGCCCTGCTGCCCACGACCTTACTGGTCCAGGATTAATTCTAACGGCTTCCACGATGTCTGCAGTCGAAAACGTCTGTTACATTGGTACAAACTTCTGGTCTTTTTCAATAAAACCAGGAGGATCCTCGCTCACAGTGTTGCCATGATTTGGCCCGTGGCTTTAGAGTGAGCCTCACTGCAGATGAGGAAGCGGTTCAGACCTCGCCCCACAGACCCTGCTGGCAGCACAGCCCCGTCCCTGTGGCTCCCTGTCATCTCCCCTGAGAAGCCCCGGGCCTCCCGTCTCACGGCGGCCCAGCTCGTGGTGGACCCTGACCACCTGAGCAAATCCCTCAGGGTCTGAGTGCACCTAAAACTGCACCCAGAAAACAGGATAAACTCAGAAAAGTCTACTGCTAACCATCCTCGTTCCACTCCTGAAGCTCCAGAGCGCACAGCACCACTCAGACTGGGGCCCTCCCCGGCTCAGCCTCATGTGCGAGGCCACGGACATGGAAGGCCGAGCAGGGAGCACGCCCACGTGCGGCTTATGTCCACGCTCCTCACACTCCACTGCGTCGGCCACAGCCCCTCGGAACAGACTGCTAAGAGATTCTTTCAGGAGGAAGCTATCTCATCAGTGGCACGCATCAGAACTGCTGGTGCCTGGCAGAGATGAAACAGCTCCAATACAGACTCTCTCTTCGGCTCTCCTGACCAACGCGCCTAtgtgggcctgggggtggggctaggggtggggggtgctcctGCGCACTTGCCCAGGGCCCCAAACCACATCACGGGCCAGCTTCCCGAGCGGCCGGCCAGGAGCCATCCCATTCCCTGGGGGCAGAGTGCAGGTCACCTCCCAGGTCATGCTGTCCCTCAACAGGTGCTTCTGGGCAAGAAGGCAGGGCAGAGTTTGCAAGGGTGAAAGAACAGCTAAGCGTTGCTGGAAAGCCTCTGAATGGTCCTGCGGATGGGTAATTGAAAGGCATTTTTCAGTATTTCACAGGCAGCAGGGCCAGGTGTGGAGGCCAAAGGGTTTTCAGAATGTCCACTTGGTCCCTTATGGCCAGCAGCACAGGCCTTCTGTCACAGCATCCGGGGAGGCCCCACATGACACACAATTCTACTAGAGACGACGCAGGACAGTGTCTTTCCAGACCCAGAAATGCGCGGAGTTGTCTGACACCGAAGACGCAACCCCTAGCAGGCCTGCCCGCCCGCCGTTACTGTCTTCCAAGAATGTGCACAAAACCACCCACCGAGACACCACAGCTGCCCCCCTGTAAAGTCCGCCAGGACTTCCCGTCAGCCACCCACCCCTCTTGCTGCTCAAGCACAACCACCAGTGAACTCGGAGGGCACTTTCTTCTCCCCGCCAGAAGAAAAGGCAAACTAGAATGTGGCCATCACCATGCTTGGCCTTCTCGCTCATCTTGGAAATGATACAAAATCAGTtacttttaagatatttaaaacgCATTTTAAACTTTGTTGAAAGGAACCTCATTAGCACGTGTACTGTGTGAATACGGACGGGACCACAAGTGCGGGGGAGCTGGCTGGGCGGCCCCTGTGCCCCCGAGGAGGCCCGTGTCGCTGCAGGCCCTACCTGTCCGAACCGCTCCAGCAGCACTCGAACTTGTCAAAGATGCAGTCGTTTTCGTACAGAGAACAAAGCTTGCTTCGCAGGTACTCGTGGACCTTAATGAAACCACAGGCAGGTTAGACAGTGTTGAGCGCGTTTGGCGCCATCCCTGTGTGGCAGCCTCACCTGGTGGGTCTCCACGGGCCGGCTCTCCATGTTGAGGTCCCACACCTTCACCGACAGGTAGTCTCGGGTCATCATGTACCGACCACTGTGACTGAATTTCACATCGGAGATGGAGGAGATTATTTCTGAGAAGAAGGACCTACTGCTGGGATCTTCGGGttcttcaaaaactgaaaaacacaaaGTTTTCAGCTTCTGTTTAAAAACCAGACGTGTGTGGTGGGGGCGCAGTCAGGTACGTGACCAAGTCTCGTTTTTGGCCTAGGTTgtaatctcggggtcatgggcTCAAGCCTCCatcgggctctgggctcagcaccGAGTCtgactgagattctctctccctgcccctctcccgcTCGTGAAAGACATAGGCCCACGTTGTAGGAGGCTCACTCTTCATTGCAGGAGCCCTATAGAAGGAGTTCTTTAAAACACATTTAGCcatagaaaaatgagaataaggcAAGAAGGTTATTGAGAGCCAGTTAGAGCAAGCACGCCTAAGGTCGGGCACTGCTGGCGTCCCTGCACTTCATAGGGGGAGACACTCCAGACACACCCGACGATCAGTGAGTGGCCTGCGCCAAGGGAGAAAGTGTCACAGGACGGGAAAATCCCACGCACATTCCTGACAGGACGGTTTCACCTGTCCGTGCCCTGGGGACACGAGCAGTCTCCAGTACACAACAGTCCTCAGCACAGGACCTAATGCACGACACACACACTTCCGGTTTCCTAGAAGGCTGGGCCTACTCTTTATGgctaaacataaaaacaaaactttcctcACCTAGAAGAAACTTCAAGGCTCAGAGGATTAAAGCGCTAGAGCTTCGCCTGAGGGAACTGGCTTCAAGTCCAGCAAAAGCTCACTGTGAACAGAGCCCATCCCGACAGCTGAGAACCGTCACGAGTGAGATGCGTCCTGGCAGCCTCAGCCGAGGTCCTAATGCACAGAGGTAGAGGCAACAGATGGTTCTCGGCCGGACGCCGCCGGGGAGCCCTCTGACGAAGCACTGAGATTCTGGGCAGAGTAACACTACGGGCTGCCCCGCCACGGGACACCTACCGGGGAGTCCGCGTGGTGCCACCAAGGCCCACCCTGGGACTTATGATCAAAAGCAGGTCCTACGCTTGCACAGGGCTAAGGAGACCAAAGGACACGGTAAGTCTTGGGAAATGGTCTTGTGCCTGGAAAACGAGGATTAGCACCGATATTCTGAACCTTCCGGGCACTTACACTTCGCGTGTCTGTCACACAGGGCCGAGGAGCGCATGTCACACAGTCTGATGGTCCCTTTGCTGCTGCTGTAGACAAACACGTTGCACTGGTGCGGGTGGAATTCGGCCGCCGTGATCACCTCCGTCAGCTCCTCCATGTTCACAGGCTTGATGTCTACGATGTCTGGAGACGCACAGTTAAGGCAGAGCGCTGGGAGGGCGTTGGTCCACATTCAAGCAAACAGTGGGTGAGAAACAGCCCACAGTGAGGGTGAAGGGCAGACACGTACAGGAGGTGATCCTCCAGACCGTATGCAGAGGAGCATGCCAGTCAGAGCACCCGGGTCACCACTCCAACTCCTGCCATGTGCCTCACCGGGCCCGGACCCATGCACACACCAGcactgcctgcctcctgctgctAGCACTAACCTTCCATGGGAAGACGTTCACAGCAAGATCAGACATGCTTAATGAtgtgaataagaaaaagaagcaagcaTCCACATTTGCACAAAAATTCCATACTTCTATCCATAAATTACACAGAAGAGAACTGCCAAATTCCAAGATGCTGCTTTTTCAAGAATCTTTTCTGGATCTGCCATCAAGAGTTCATTCTAAGCAGTTAGAACAGTGttaacgggggatccctgggtggctcagcagtttggcccggggcatgatcctggagacccaggatcaagtcccgtatcgggctccctgcaggaacctgcctgcctctctgcctgtatctctgcttctctctctgtgtctcccatgaatgaataaataaaatctttaaaaagaaaaaaaaaaaaaaaaagaaagaacagtgtTAACGTTGTAGCTTCCCAAATATAGAAATTgctcaactaaaaaaaaaaaaacaaggaaaggataGAGTTTGGCTTTGGGCCATGATGGAACCAACTGACACAGGTAAGAAAGCTGACACCACAGCTCGTCTCTGGACATCGGAGCACAGGCAGTGGCCCTGGGGGGCTGCTGGAGTCCGGAGAAGCTCATGGGACCTTCAGCGCCAGAGCAGCGCTCCCAGCAGGTTCAGGGAGGAGCGGTCAGCACCAGCCCTGTGGAGAAGCCACACAGGCTGCTGGGGACACACCTCGATAGCCCGAGAGTGCCCTGCTCACACAGGGCATGATGTGCAAGGGTAACCAGGAGGCAAGAAGCCCCAAGTGCACTGAGGAGATGGCTGTCGGTATGCAGACAGGTGCAGAGGTATGGGGCACGGCAGGACCAGGGCTCTCATGTGAGCAGATCAGaaggatttttaaagtaatagcaTGAATGGATCTAAGTATATGAAAGTATATGTGTTTCATAACCTAGGTCACAAGGAAGGTCATCTGAAACATGATCGTGGGGCAAACTTttataaaagcaatgaaaaatagGACTGCGTACACAAATCACTTATGAATTAGAGTCCTCACAAATCATGAAGGGAAAAAGATGAGCTTCCacaggagaaaaatcacaaaggacaggaaaaaaattcacattaatgGGCAGTAAATTAACAGAAGATACTCTGACTTACCTattatcaaagaaattaaaaatggtctTATTTTGGCTTTACTGATGTGCAAAGTTGTTTTCAAAAGACCCAGTGTTCTGGACCTAAAACAAACACTCAGGGGTGGTGGAGCAGCCCTGTCTCCAAGCCCACACAAAGTATCCAACTCGCAGCTCTGCTAGGCAGCTCCTGTCCTACGGACCGAGGCTCACAGGTGTGAGTGCACAGGCGTGGGAGCAGAGCCACTTGCCACAACGCTGAGGAACCGGAAACGGTCTACAGCTCGCAGCGTGTACAACACATCCCGCAGCGCAAACCTGCATCACCGACAGGGAAAGAGAGCTCTGATGCATCACGACAAAGATGAGGCTGACGGCAGGGGCTTCCTGCCATGCACGGGCCCTGTGCTGACAGCTCTGCACCCATGGGCTCTCGGGTTCCACACACCCGCAGGCAGCACCCCAGGAGCGTGGGTTaacagaggaggagaaaggccTGGGCAGACAGAGTGACCTAATACTAATTAAGGTCATcacgtggaggccgagaaaaattaagaccatcccacctaaagtttagcattagcacaagtacagccatcttaggcccctgtgaataagagctgaactttatgggaaaaactgcagaatgtcctcggcaggtaatcccttatcagaaagacaacagagcccacgcccatggtagaaagtctcattcaatgcccttgaaagccccacatcagaatgaaaacagaacttggagaaattcttccaccccttctgaaaatcccctagaccagcctataaaaaacccagctgtaacccacttcgaggtccaagtccctgctccgctgtgtcgggcacacttggacgcaagctcgagcttgctaataaaaccctcgtgcgcttgcatcggtgtcggctcctcggtggtttctcggattcgcaatcttgggcacaacaatcaAGCTGAACTCGGGGGCCTCTGACACTCCCGAGCGCTTGGAACTTCATTACCACTGAGTAGAGGATGAGCCCTGTCATTCTTAAACAAAAACTTCCTTTCACAGACATAAAAATGTTGGAAAGGTACACATCAACCGCCTACAACAGTTAAACCTTTGAAGGGGGGGATTAAGGGGGAAGAACTTCCCTTGAATTATCTGAATTCTGTTCAAAACGGTCATGTATTAAGAGaaggatttaaaatataagaatttaaggagaataaagagaaagcagGGCCCACACGCATGAACCCTGAAAGACGAGAAGTCCTGCAAAGTTGCAGAAAGAAGAGACACAGCAGGCGTCAGCTCCCCAGCACCTTGGCCACCAGCGTGCGGGGTCCGGCTTCCGCTAGCTGCCGGCACCACACAAATGACTGTACTGTTGTGCGCTTTCTTCGCAAACTAATGAAATTAGTAACCAAATCAAGTAAAAGGACAACAGATAATAAAAATCAAGTGTGAAACGTAGAACTTTCATGGATTTCCTCAAGTGCAAGGGAGCACACACATGCCAAACCCCATCTCGACTGCAGCACCTCTGGACAGCCTGACAATGCTCCCAAGCATGAGAAATTCTGATGAGGCCCCTTGATGTGCACAAATGACAGGACTCTCATTTCTGGAGAAATCCACAACTTTTAAGATGGGTGACTACCAGTAGTATGTAGATTTTCACTGGAATAGTAACAGCATCACTGCAGCCTTCCCAAAAGACCTGAATGTCTATTCCTTCAACAGCTTGTCTTCTGAAACAGAATGCTTACGCGGTCGGTCACTCCTCGGACTGGATGACTAGCCACCAGTCTACCCAAAGCCAGTGTCTTCTATTCTCCACTAGCAGATCGGGGTGGGGCGGGAGGGACCAGGCTAACGGAACCTCCATACACACTATTTAAATCACCTTTCAGGAGCCCAGGAGGGCAATGGACTTGAGGTCATTCTCATTCTGTAGAGAACCTTCCCGAAGGGTAGAAAGCAGTTCCCATTTTTAGGGACACGTTAAATCAGAGACCTTACACCACAGGCAGCAGGCCACATTTATGAGAGCAGACTGTAATGCAGGAGCAGACACGCACAGAGAACTTCCCTGAAAAACAAACCTATGACAAATGCCAAGACGGCCATCTGAGGAAGGATACTAAAACTTCTATCTGTGATTTCTAAATGCCATAGATTAATTCTCAGGTCATCTGCAGAAAGATATGTTTCATGATCACTATTTACTGAAATGGAATTTATATGATATGTGTGAGCATTTGCAAAAATTCGTCGTGGACTTGCTTCTACCATAAGATCCATAGGCTTCAATATTGGGAcctagaaatggaaggaaataggaATTCAAAACAAAGATCACCGCAGCATAATATTACAATACTTACAGTAGGAAACAAAAAGGAACGCATCTATTTTCCCTGCGAGCTGAGAGTTTTGTAGGTCACCCTAAGTGACCAGCAGACAGAGCTATGGAGACAGGCTGTGGGCAGGGTCTTGTCCCTCCTGCGGCCAGCACCACGGCAGATTAAACTGGCTCCCAAACAAACTGCCTGCAGGGCATGGGTGCCTAACGGCGTGGCTTCGCTTGCCTGCCCGTCCCTGGAGCCACAGTGAGCTGTCCGGCAATAAAGTGTCCGTGGAGAGACCCAGTCAAGGACCAACCCCTCTGTCCTTGCACTTGCTGCCCTGAAGAGTGACAGCCAGGTGCCTGGGCCTCTTCACTGCCCTGGTGCCCTGCTGCTCGGCGCACACACCCTGTgctggggaggggtgcagggatgGGAGAGCGCACAGAAGGGCCCTCAGAGAGCTGGGGAGGTGCCATGCTCGATCTGGTGCTGGCTACCTGGGCAGGTCAGCCTGTGAACACTCATGGAGCAGTTTGCCTCTATGGCagatacagtttcttttttcttttttttttttttgcagatacaGTTTCTCGTATGTATAACATACTCtaataaaagtttctttctttctttttttttttttttaaggggcacAAAAACCCATCTCTGTGCTGTGTGCTGTGGTCAGGGAATAGGACACCTACACCAACAGGTAAAGAGTGGAGTTAGCCAGGCAACAGATGAGAGGAAGGGGTTGGTGTGAGCACACAAATGCCAACACAAGAGGCAGGGCGCCATTATGGGTGATCGTGCCCACATGTGAGGATAGGAAAAAAGTCCCAATGTCACTGACATCTAGTGGGAAAGAAGGCAGaagtttaaaagcaaaataaaaaaattaacagtaataacttatttttctaattaaaagcCAAAGGGAGCACCTGGGAAGTCTAGAGGAAAGCTCTCACATCATCTGCTCTGCCCAAAAGTCTGCAAAAATGAGCTTGGGGAAATCTGCAttaatatttccttcattttcaacCAGCTAGGTGCTGACACCATAGTAGCATTTTCTGGAGCAGGACAGGTCTGTTCTGCAGGCACAGGGCAGGCCACCACCGCCCTCTGACGAGTCCCTAAGTGATCAAAGCACATGGCAACTCTC
Proteins encoded in this window:
- the PPP2R2D gene encoding serine/threonine-protein phosphatase 2A 55 kDa regulatory subunit B delta isoform isoform X3, encoding MAGAGGGGCPAGGNDLQWCFSQVKGAIDEDVAEADIISTVEFNYSGDLLATGDKGGRVVIFQREQENKGRPHSRGEYNVYSTFQSHEPEFDYLKSLEIEEKINKIRWLPQQNAAHFLLSTNDKTIKLWKISERDKRAEGYNLKDEDGRLRDPFRITALRVPILKPMDLMVEASPRRIFANAHTYHINSISVNSDHETYLSADDLRINLWHLEITDRSFNIVDIKPVNMEELTEVITAAEFHPHQCNVFVYSSSKGTIRLCDMRSSALCDRHAKFFEEPEDPSSRSFFSEIISSISDVKFSHSGRYMMTRDYLSVKVWDLNMESRPVETHQVHEYLRSKLCSLYENDCIFDKFECCWSGSDRFHVEAGS